The Mesorhizobium loti genome includes a region encoding these proteins:
- a CDS encoding helix-turn-helix domain-containing protein yields the protein MAKKTSDSKAGPAAAKAKPLPKVSADGKTIRAPLTQNPHAIRDTREKVLEVAIGREVRAFRKKLGITVADLAVATDISLGMLSKIENGITSPSLTTLQALSRALGVPVTAFFRRFEEERSAVFVKAGQGLDVERRGTRAGHQYNLLGHIGSNTSGVVVEPYLITLTEDSDVFPTFQHEGMEFLYMLEGEVVYRHGSNLYPMKPGDSLFFDADAPHGPEQLTKLPMRYLSIICYPQSAG from the coding sequence ATGGCGAAGAAAACTTCCGATTCCAAGGCTGGTCCCGCGGCCGCGAAAGCCAAGCCGCTGCCAAAGGTCTCGGCCGACGGGAAAACCATTCGCGCGCCGCTGACGCAGAACCCGCATGCCATTCGCGACACCCGCGAAAAAGTGCTGGAGGTGGCGATCGGCCGCGAGGTGCGGGCCTTCCGCAAGAAGCTCGGCATCACCGTCGCTGATCTCGCGGTCGCCACCGACATTTCGCTGGGAATGCTGTCGAAGATCGAGAACGGTATCACCTCGCCGTCGCTGACCACCTTGCAGGCGCTGTCGCGGGCGCTCGGCGTTCCGGTGACGGCCTTCTTCCGCCGCTTCGAGGAAGAGCGCAGCGCCGTCTTCGTCAAGGCCGGCCAAGGTCTCGATGTCGAGCGCCGCGGCACGCGCGCCGGCCACCAGTACAATCTGCTCGGCCATATCGGCTCCAACACCAGCGGCGTCGTCGTCGAACCCTATCTGATCACGCTGACCGAGGATTCCGACGTGTTTCCAACCTTCCAGCATGAGGGCATGGAGTTCCTCTATATGCTCGAAGGCGAGGTCGTTTACCGGCATGGCAGCAACCTCTACCCGATGAAGCCCGGCGACAGCCTGTTCTTCGACGCCGACGCGCCGCACGGGCCGGAGCAGCTGACCAAGCTGCCGATGCGGTATTTGTCGATTATTTGCTATCCGCAGAGCGCGGGGTGA
- a CDS encoding oxidoreductase: MSTGTTKLDVVVSDVVPVNDLVTRFHFRRRDGELLPTFSGGAHVVVEMRDGERTRLNPYSLMGSPLDTREYTISVRRDDVGRGGSLFMHRNVRPGLEMVVSYPVNLFSLDLRAKKHLMLAGGIGITPFMAQTAQLAAEGGNFELHYTCRTASLGTYADVLRERYDRRVRLYHDDLDERIELDRLLSTQPLGTHLYVCGPAGMINWVRDRAASLGWPAETVHFEHFAAPQPGLPFDVTLAVSGKTIRVDEQQSLLEAIEAAGVDPPYLCRGGVCGQCETNVISCDGKFIHNDHWLSEEEHRSGKKIMPCVSRFEGRSLVLER, translated from the coding sequence ATGAGCACTGGAACAACAAAACTCGATGTCGTGGTCAGCGATGTCGTTCCGGTCAACGACCTGGTCACCCGTTTCCATTTTCGCCGGCGCGACGGCGAGCTTTTGCCGACCTTTTCCGGCGGCGCCCATGTCGTGGTCGAGATGCGCGACGGCGAGCGGACCCGGCTCAATCCCTATTCGCTGATGGGCTCGCCGCTCGACACGCGCGAATACACGATCAGCGTGCGCCGCGACGATGTCGGCCGCGGCGGCTCGCTGTTCATGCACCGGAATGTCCGGCCCGGCCTTGAGATGGTGGTCAGCTACCCGGTCAACCTGTTCTCGCTCGACCTGCGCGCCAAGAAGCATCTGATGCTGGCGGGCGGAATCGGCATCACGCCGTTCATGGCGCAGACCGCGCAACTGGCGGCGGAAGGCGGCAATTTCGAACTGCACTACACCTGCCGCACCGCATCGCTCGGCACCTATGCCGATGTGCTGCGCGAGCGCTACGACCGCCGGGTCAGGCTCTATCATGACGACCTTGACGAGCGTATCGAACTCGACCGGTTGCTGTCGACGCAGCCGCTCGGCACGCATCTCTATGTCTGCGGCCCGGCCGGGATGATCAACTGGGTGCGCGATCGCGCGGCAAGCCTTGGCTGGCCAGCGGAAACCGTGCATTTCGAACATTTCGCGGCGCCCCAGCCCGGACTGCCTTTCGATGTGACGCTTGCCGTCAGCGGCAAGACGATCCGCGTGGATGAGCAGCAGAGTCTTCTGGAGGCGATCGAGGCGGCCGGCGTCGATCCGCCCTATCTCTGCCGCGGCGGCGTTTGCGGCCAGTGCGAGACCAACGTCATTTCTTGCGACGGCAAGTTCATCCACAACGACCACTGGCTGAGTGAGGAAGAGCACCGTTCGGGCAAGAAGATCATGCCCTGTGTGTCGCGCTTCGAAGGCCGGTCGTTGGTCCTGGAACGGTAG
- a CDS encoding GFA family protein — translation MTGRTARCTCGQLQIRCPQEPAKVSLCHCLDCQRRTGSPFGIAAFFDAAAIEISGSFQTYQRDSDSGFPVTFHFCGTCGSTVFWYPSRRPAAVAVAVGCFGDPSFPAPTQSVYGKSRHGWVAAPA, via the coding sequence ATGACAGGCCGGACAGCTCGCTGCACCTGCGGCCAATTGCAGATCCGATGTCCGCAAGAGCCAGCCAAGGTCTCGCTTTGCCATTGCCTGGACTGTCAGCGACGGACCGGCAGTCCGTTCGGGATCGCCGCCTTCTTCGATGCCGCCGCGATCGAGATCAGCGGCTCATTCCAGACTTACCAGCGCGATTCCGACAGCGGCTTTCCCGTCACCTTCCATTTCTGCGGAACGTGCGGCTCGACGGTCTTCTGGTATCCGTCGCGGAGACCGGCAGCGGTGGCAGTCGCCGTCGGCTGTTTCGGAGACCCGTCATTCCCGGCGCCGACGCAGTCTGTCTACGGCAAGAGTCGCCACGGCTGGGTCGCGGCGCCGGCCTGA
- a CDS encoding NAD(P)/FAD-dependent oxidoreductase, producing the protein MKSRVAVIGAGPSGLAQLRAFKSAADKGADIPEIVCFEKQSDWGGLWNYTWRTGLDEHGDPVHGSMYRYLWSNGPKECLEFADYTFEEHFGRPIGSYPPRAVLWDYIKGRVEKSGLRKWVRFNSPVRMVTFSDETKKFTVTAHDRTNDVTYSEEFDNVVVASGHFSVPNVPYFEGFSTFNGRILHSHDFRDAMEFKGKDILIIGRSYSAEDIGSQCYKYGAKSITSSYRSKPMGFKWPDNWKEVPLLQKVVGKTAHFKDGTTKDVDAIILCTGYLHSFPFLTDDLKLKTANRMWPLDLYEGVVWEKNPQLSYIGMQDQFYTFNMFDAQAWFARDVIMGRIKLPSAEAMAEHGAKWRAREETLEDAEQMIWFQGDYTKELMDQTDYPGFDVEAVNQTFMEWEHHKGEDIMSFRDHAYRSLMTGTMAPLHHTPWLQALDDSMESYLEVKGVAAE; encoded by the coding sequence ATGAAAAGTCGCGTTGCCGTCATCGGAGCCGGACCCTCCGGCCTGGCACAGCTCAGGGCCTTCAAATCGGCCGCCGACAAGGGCGCCGACATTCCTGAAATCGTCTGCTTCGAAAAGCAGTCGGATTGGGGCGGCCTGTGGAACTACACCTGGCGCACCGGCCTCGACGAGCATGGCGATCCGGTGCACGGCTCGATGTACCGCTACCTCTGGTCGAACGGACCGAAGGAATGCCTGGAATTCGCCGACTACACATTCGAGGAGCATTTCGGCCGGCCAATCGGCTCCTATCCGCCGCGCGCCGTGCTGTGGGACTACATCAAGGGCCGCGTCGAGAAGTCAGGCCTGCGCAAATGGGTGCGCTTCAACAGCCCGGTGCGCATGGTGACGTTTTCCGACGAGACGAAGAAATTCACTGTCACCGCGCATGACCGCACCAACGACGTCACCTACTCTGAAGAGTTCGACAATGTCGTCGTCGCTTCCGGCCATTTCTCGGTGCCCAATGTGCCCTATTTCGAGGGCTTCTCGACCTTCAACGGCCGCATCCTGCACAGCCATGATTTCCGCGACGCGATGGAGTTCAAGGGCAAGGACATCCTGATTATCGGCCGCTCCTATTCGGCCGAGGACATCGGCTCGCAGTGCTACAAATACGGCGCCAAATCGATCACCTCCAGCTACCGCTCGAAGCCGATGGGCTTCAAATGGCCTGACAATTGGAAAGAGGTGCCGCTGCTGCAGAAGGTCGTCGGCAAGACCGCGCATTTCAAGGATGGCACCACCAAGGACGTCGACGCCATCATCCTGTGCACCGGCTACCTGCATTCCTTCCCCTTCCTGACCGACGATTTGAAGCTCAAGACCGCCAACCGCATGTGGCCGCTCGATCTCTATGAAGGCGTCGTCTGGGAGAAGAATCCGCAGCTCTCCTATATCGGCATGCAGGACCAGTTCTACACCTTCAACATGTTCGACGCGCAGGCCTGGTTCGCCCGCGACGTCATCATGGGCCGCATCAAGCTGCCGTCGGCCGAGGCGATGGCGGAGCACGGCGCGAAATGGCGCGCACGTGAGGAGACGCTGGAAGACGCAGAGCAGATGATCTGGTTCCAGGGCGACTACACCAAGGAATTGATGGACCAGACCGACTACCCCGGCTTCGACGTCGAGGCGGTCAACCAGACTTTCATGGAGTGGGAGCATCACAAGGGCGAAGACATTATGAGCTTCCGCGACCATGCCTACCGTTCACTGATGACCGGCACCATGGCGCCGCTGCATCATACGCCCTGGCTGCAGGCGCTGGACGATTCGATGGAGAGCTATCTTGAGGTGAAGGGCGTGGCGGCGGAGTAA
- a CDS encoding DUF3445 domain-containing protein: MGITFRKETFRDDFTFKNSPEHIRRFPFPFHEDAYMYAVNIEPHVVGPKGSVLENLIDVDEHYVAEMQDRALVLAEDPLRCQSLPHMTLAGWDLLELLMEQQALGYPEHFMLTRDGDRWRWINRPLGIDDTFTFGDTSTLPYGPMEYITRQSQGDFCILDQRDGNLWMDAGMVTTQADWSLDFDIGMNFFEWHAPVPLAHEKGIFVRALKFLTNIQQGKPARRLNWTMTINPRLDTSPENYHKWGPDRATVTPANVGDKVHLRVELQSFWRLPRSNGIVFPIRCYLIKMDELVTQPKWARRLHRVIRDLPDELANYKGLTRYRPALVEWLSKLDDGSATSPGFGPD; this comes from the coding sequence ATGGGCATCACCTTTCGCAAGGAAACGTTCCGCGACGACTTCACCTTCAAGAACAGCCCGGAGCACATCAGGCGCTTCCCGTTTCCGTTCCACGAAGACGCCTACATGTATGCGGTCAACATCGAGCCGCATGTCGTCGGCCCGAAGGGCAGCGTGCTGGAAAACCTGATCGACGTCGACGAGCACTATGTCGCCGAGATGCAGGACCGTGCGCTGGTGCTGGCCGAGGATCCGCTGCGCTGCCAGTCGCTGCCGCACATGACGCTGGCCGGTTGGGACCTGCTGGAACTGTTGATGGAGCAGCAGGCGCTGGGCTATCCCGAGCATTTCATGCTGACCCGCGACGGCGATCGCTGGCGCTGGATCAACCGGCCGCTCGGCATCGACGACACCTTCACCTTCGGCGACACCTCGACGCTGCCCTACGGGCCGATGGAATACATCACCCGGCAGAGCCAGGGCGATTTCTGCATCCTCGACCAGCGCGACGGAAATTTATGGATGGATGCCGGCATGGTCACCACCCAGGCCGACTGGTCGCTCGATTTCGACATCGGCATGAACTTCTTCGAATGGCACGCGCCGGTACCACTGGCGCATGAGAAGGGGATTTTCGTCAGGGCGCTGAAGTTCCTCACCAACATCCAGCAGGGCAAGCCGGCGCGGCGCCTGAATTGGACGATGACGATCAATCCACGCCTCGACACCAGCCCAGAAAATTACCACAAATGGGGACCGGACCGGGCGACGGTGACGCCGGCGAATGTCGGCGACAAGGTGCATCTGCGGGTCGAACTGCAGAGCTTCTGGCGCCTGCCGCGCTCGAACGGCATCGTCTTCCCGATCCGCTGCTACCTGATCAAGATGGACGAACTGGTGACGCAGCCGAAATGGGCCCGGCGCCTGCACCGCGTCATCCGCGACCTGCCCGACGAACTCGCCAACTACAAGGGTCTGACGCGCTATCGCCCGGCGCTGGTCGAGTGGCTGTCGAAGCTGGATGATGGAAGCGCGACAAGTCCGGGGTTTGGGCCGGATTGA